In the Amblyraja radiata isolate CabotCenter1 chromosome 13, sAmbRad1.1.pri, whole genome shotgun sequence genome, one interval contains:
- the LOC116979985 gene encoding actin-85C-like, translated as MVDLQPAVVIDNGSGLIKAGISGDKEPRSIFNNMIGKPRQKALIIGAGQKDFYIGDEAQVKRGVLSIKYPVEHGIVTSWDDMDKIWRYVYDNDLKIKSNERPALLTEVPLNPLANREKMCQILFEGFDVPAMYVAIQAVLALYASGRTTGCVMDSGDGVTHTVPIYEGYCLPHAVLRLEVGGKDLTEYLVRILTESGISFVSTAEKEIVRDIKERLCYVTPDLQTEMCKKPCEVERDYKLPDGQIIKIQNQRFRCPETLFLPANIGIEAPGIDKLCFNTIMKCDIDLRKDLYANMILAGGSSLFPGMDERMLKEMTKMVPTGTPVRVCAPPERKYSVWMGGSILSSLSAFQQMWITACEYKEVGANIVHRKCF; from the coding sequence ATGGTGGACCTCCAACCCGCCGTCGTCATCGACAATGGATCAGGTCTGATCAAAGCTGGCATCTCAGGGGACAAGGAACCTCGCTCGATCTTCAACAACATGATCGGTAAGCCCCGTCAGAAAGCGCTCATCATAGGAGCCGGCCAGAAGGACTTCTACATTGGCGACGAAGCCCAAGTCAAGAGAGGGGTGTTGTCCATCAAATACCCGGTGGAGCACGGCATAGTCACCTCCTGGGATGATATGGACAAGATCTGGAGGTACGTGTATGACAACGATTTGAAAATCAAGTCAAACGAGAGACCGGCCCTGCTGACCGAGGTCCCCTTGAATCCGTTGGCCAACAGGGAGAAGATGTGCCAGATCCTCTTTGAGGGCTTCGATGTCCCGGCCATGTACGTGGCCATCCAAGCGGTGCTGGCTCTCTATGCCTCCGGGAGGACCACTGGGTGTGTGATGGACAGTGGGGATGGCGTGACCCACACGGTGCCCATCTACGAGGGCTACTGCCTTCCCCACGCAGTTCTCAGGCTGGAGGTCGGGGGCAAGGACCTAACCGAGTACCTGGTGAGGATCCTGACCGAGAGCGGCATCTCCTTCGTCAGCACGGCCGAGAAGGAGATCGTGAGGGACATTAAAGAGAGGCTGTGTTACGTGACCCCGGACCTGCAAACCGAGATGTGTAAGAAACCCTGCGAAGTGGAGAGGGATTACAAGCTGCCCGATGGCCAGATCATCAAAATCCAAAACCAGAGGTTCCGTTGCCCCGAGACTCTCTTCCTCCCGGCCAACATAGGCATCGAGGCGCCCGGCATCGACAAACTGTGCTTCAACACCATCATGAAGTGTGACATTGACCTGAGGAAAGACCTGTACGCCAACATGATTCTGGCTGGGGGTTCCAGCCTGTTCCCCGGGATGGATGAGAGGATGCTGAAGGAGATGACCAAGATGGTCCCCACCGGCACCCCGGTCAGGGTGTGTGCTCCGCCCGAGAGGAAATACTCGGTGTGGATGGGAGGATcaatcctctcctccctctccgccTTCCAGCAGATGTGGATCACGGCCTGCGAGTACAAGGAGGTCGGGGCTAATATCGTGCACAGAAAGTGTTTCTGA